One Clostridium estertheticum DNA segment encodes these proteins:
- a CDS encoding YdcF family protein yields the protein MKTIDDITNFIFLESNPEKADIIFIPGGSYLELAERAAELWINEYAPLILPSGKYSIKRGYFPKPLSKSEIYSGTYNTEWDFLKDVLIKNGVDENTILREDNAQFTYENAVKSREITDKLNLHIKKAIICCKSFHARRCYMYYQWAYPDTEIIICSTEVQGINRDKWFTTKNGVEIVMGELTRCGSQLKDYIMEFTKDKL from the coding sequence ATGAAAACAATTGATGATATTACGAATTTTATTTTTCTTGAGAGCAATCCTGAAAAAGCAGATATTATCTTTATACCTGGAGGATCTTATCTTGAATTAGCAGAAAGAGCAGCAGAACTTTGGATTAATGAATATGCGCCACTTATTCTTCCATCAGGTAAATATAGTATTAAACGTGGATACTTTCCCAAACCATTATCGAAATCAGAAATATATAGTGGTACATATAATACGGAATGGGATTTCTTAAAAGATGTTCTAATTAAAAATGGTGTTGATGAAAATACAATTTTAAGAGAAGATAATGCGCAGTTCACATATGAAAATGCAGTCAAATCTCGTGAGATTACTGATAAACTAAATTTACATATAAAAAAAGCAATAATATGTTGTAAATCTTTCCACGCAAGACGTTGCTATATGTACTACCAGTGGGCATATCCAGATACAGAAATAATTATTTGTTCAACTGAAGTACAAGGAATAAACAGGGACAAATGGTTTACTACAAAGAATGGCGTAGAGATAGTAATGGGTGAACTAACTAGATGTGGTTCACAGCTTAAAGATTATATTATGGAATTTACTAAAGATAAGTTGTGA
- a CDS encoding AraC family transcriptional regulator — protein sequence MSEENILNILNGQVMFDYFKQNHFDKNGVYVPFNEAMCVGEAQPDIFSNQFNACRCEAHHVTIEQYNQLTLKPLQTLFKNQFTRIFLWFDDDMFCQINLLTILAYLDQLNYKNKITFNLVNREFKIIDCFEFGVQGYDEIYKQVIINRCMPENINLSIMKNGIRLYLEYLKEENEITTYIKQHEDLQFNSLLTDLLITFPEYGLGDTQYIQLIKMNRN from the coding sequence ATGTCTGAGGAAAATATACTTAACATCTTGAATGGACAGGTGATGTTTGATTACTTTAAACAGAATCATTTTGATAAAAATGGCGTTTATGTGCCTTTTAACGAAGCAATGTGCGTTGGTGAAGCTCAGCCTGATATCTTCTCCAATCAATTTAACGCATGCCGTTGTGAAGCCCATCATGTAACAATAGAGCAATATAATCAATTAACTCTTAAGCCTTTACAAACACTTTTTAAAAATCAATTTACGCGTATTTTCTTATGGTTTGATGATGATATGTTTTGTCAAATTAATCTTCTCACAATCCTTGCTTATTTAGATCAACTTAATTATAAAAACAAAATAACATTCAATTTAGTAAATCGAGAGTTTAAAATAATTGACTGTTTTGAATTTGGTGTACAAGGGTACGATGAAATATATAAACAAGTCATAATTAATAGATGTATGCCTGAAAATATCAATTTATCTATAATGAAAAATGGAATTAGGCTTTATCTTGAATATTTAAAAGAGGAAAATGAAATCACAACATATATCAAGCAACATGAAGATTTACAATTCAATAGCTTACTAACAGATTTATTAATAACATTTCCCGAATATGGGCTAGGAGATACTCAATATATACAACTAATTAAAATGAATAGAAATTAG
- a CDS encoding SGNH/GDSL hydrolase family protein, producing MKKQKIFVIGDSVSIHYGPYLKKLINHKFNYDRKRGIEQALTDLDKPIGANARDSGMVMEYLTAEYIKNTKYDILLINCGLHDARVDRASNKIQVKLEDYKMNLTKIIEISKSMANRTIWVGLTPVIDQIHNSREEGVLRYSKDIHAYDIAAKEIMEQNNIPCIDMYSFTKNLGIDIYSDHVHFKEEIRELQATLIADYLNCI from the coding sequence ATGAAGAAACAAAAAATATTTGTGATAGGGGATAGTGTGTCAATACATTATGGCCCATATCTTAAGAAACTTATAAATCATAAGTTTAATTATGATAGAAAAAGGGGTATAGAACAAGCGTTAACAGATTTGGACAAACCTATTGGAGCTAATGCAAGAGATAGTGGAATGGTTATGGAGTATTTAACAGCGGAATATATAAAAAATACAAAATACGATATATTGCTTATCAATTGTGGCTTACACGATGCTCGAGTAGATAGAGCTTCAAATAAAATTCAGGTTAAATTGGAAGATTACAAGATGAATTTAACTAAGATAATTGAAATATCAAAATCTATGGCAAATAGGACTATATGGGTTGGATTAACACCGGTTATAGATCAGATTCATAATTCTAGAGAAGAAGGGGTTTTAAGATATAGTAAAGATATTCATGCTTACGATATTGCTGCAAAAGAAATAATGGAGCAGAATAATATACCTTGTATAGATATGTATAGCTTCACTAAGAATTTAGGCATTGATATTTATTCAGATCATGTTCACTTCAAAGAAGAGATTAGGGAACTACAAGCAACACTTATTGCCGATTATTTGAATTGTATCTAA